In Leptolyngbya sp. NIES-2104, the genomic window TCCGATCATGCCTTCGTTGCCGATGAGAGCGGTTTCGACTTCTCGACCGCTCTCCATCAGGTTTAGATGAGCGATGACCGCTGTGGTGGGGAAGTAGGCAGAGTCGATCGATTGATTCGGTTCATATAAAACTTGCCCAGAGGATAGAGTAACAGTTTCTAAAAACGAGGTCAGACGCTCGTAATCGCCTGAAGAAAGTGCGGCTAGGAGTTGGTTTGTAGGCGGAGACATGGCGTGCAGGAGCCACCGCAGACTGGTTGCCTGGTGAGAACGAGGAGCAACAGAATCGGTGAAATCTCTGGTCATGGGTCAATCTTTAACAAGCGGCGATCGAACGGTCGCCCCAGATGAAATATCTGGAGGCTAGAGCGCTTTCCGCCGGTTGTTAAGTAAAACTGAATTCGTGAATACTGCCCGTCATGGTACCGCATCCATCTCCCCAATCGCTCTACAGATCGGCAGAGTTGAAATACCTACAGAGATTGCTACCCCTCTGTCTTTTGGTAGTGATTGAGACTCTCATTCGGTCGATTGCGGAATTAACTCGGTGATGGTTTGGTAAAGAAGGTCAAGATCAATCGGTTTGGGTAAATGGCGCTGAAAGCCCGCAGCGAAGGCTTCTTTCCGTTCGTCATCGGTGGCAGAACCCGTGACCGCGATCGCGGGAATCAGAATCGATTGCGATCTTAGTGTTTGCAAAAAAGTAAACCCGTCTGAATCGGGCATCCGGATATCGCTGATCAGCAGGTCAGGTTGCCAACCGGATAACGCGGTGAAGGCAGAGGTGACGTTTTCAACAGCAACGATCTCTGCTCCTTCTGCTTCGAGTGCAACAATCATCATTTCTCGCGAATCTGGCTCATCTTCAACCAGTAAGATTCGCAAGCCTTGTAGGGGCAGAGTGTTCATGTCATCTTCTAGAGCAATTCAGGTGAACCCACGAAAGAGAAAGAGCCACAGTCCACATGGAGTAGGTACTCTTGCTGTTGTTGGCTAAAACCCTAGCGAGTTCAGTGATCGCTTGTCTGTACGGTTTCGTACACAGAACGAAGTTTCTTCCTGAAGACAGATGGAAGGTCAAGAAATACTTACTATTGGATCGCAACAATGACAACCGTAATGTTGTCTCGTCCACCGCGATCTTTCGCAGCATTGATCAAAGCGATCGCTGCTTTTTCACATGCTCGTATCGATTTCAAATGATTAGCGATGATTTGATCCGAAAGCTCTTCGGTGAGTCCATCGCTACATAGTAATAAACGATCTCCGGATTGTACGGAAAGCGATCGAATGTCCACCCGTTCTACATCGGGTCGTCCTAAACATTGGGCTAGTACGTGCCGCATCGGATGAACCCGCGCCTGATCTGGCGTAATTTCACCGAGTCTCATCGCCCGCGCTACCCAAGTATGGTCTTCAGTAATTTGCTCTAATTTGGCTCCCCGCAAGCGGTACAGCCGAGAATCGCCAATGTGCGTGTAAAGTGGTTGTTCATCTCGAAAAATCACCGCGACTGCGGTCGTTCCCATGTCTCCTCGCTCTGGGTTCAGTCGCTGATCTTTGAGAATCGCTTGATTTGCTTCTAAAACGGCTTGCTGTAGCAGCGTTTCCGAGTCGATATCGGTTTCCCACTGCTGCGTGAGAAAGGCTTGCATCGTCTCGATCGCGATTCGACTCGCTTCTTGTCCTCCGGCGTGTCCCCCCATGCCATCCGCCACAATAAAAAATCGCTCATCGGCATCGACAGCATAGGCATCTTGGTTAACCGATCGGATCAGTCCCGTGTCAGTCATCCCAGCGGTAAAGAAGCGTTTCATGAGAATTCAGCGAATCGGGTAGACAGCATCAAAGCCGAATTAAATCTGCTCTGAATTCAATTATTCACATCTCACTCAAAATCACACCAGAATTTAAGGCATTCGATCGTATCGATCGAGCTTCATCATCAATCGAATCAGGGCAACTCCACTCACTACAGCCGCGATCGCAACGATTCCGGCAACCCAAAAAAGTTGATTGACTAGCAAAATCGTCGCTGAAACCGTAAAGGCACAAGTCAACAGCGTATAGTTCGTACCCATATTCACGCCGCTCATTTTCCGCAGAATGCGATCGGTTTCTGTCGATCGAACTCTCACGCGCAAATCGCCCCGCTCTAATTTGTCGAGCGTATCTTCGATTCGACGAGGCAGACCAAATGCAGTGCTACTCACTTGAGCAGCTTGGCGACTCAGTTCGTTCAACAGTCCGCCATCCGGAGAATTTCCATTTGTCATAAGCTGCATTGCAAATGGTTTTGCAACCTCCATAAAGTTAAATTCGGGGTCTAGCCCTTTGCCGACTCCTTCTAAAGTCGAGAAAGCCCGCATCACAAAGGTGAACGTAGCAGGAAACCGGAACGGTTGATCATAGGCGATTTCATACAAATCGTCGCTGATCGCGTTCACCGATTGATCTTCAAAGGGCTTGTCCATGAAGTGATCCAGCATAAACTGAACTGATCGACGAACAGGTCCAATGTCATCAGTTGGAGCCAATGCACCCAGATCGATAAGAGATCGAACCACGCGATCGCCATCTTTCTGAGCAATTCCAAAGAAGGTATCGAGCAATCGATCGCGAGTAATGGGTTTAATTTGTCCCATCATGCCGAAATCGTAGAAGATCAAGGCTCCATCTGGACTGACCGCGATATTTCCGGGATGCGGATCAGCGTGAAAGAAACCGTCATCTAGCAACTGATGCAGGTAAGCTCTAGCTCCGAGTTGGGCGAGAAGTTTACGATCGAGTCCTGCTGCCTCTAAAGCTTCGTAATGACTAATCTTGATTCCCGGCATATATTCCAGCGTCAGAACACGCGGAGAAGCATACCGCCAGTAGACTCTCGGAACGTGAACCCAATCAAACCCCCGGAAATTCCGCCGGAACGTATCCGCGTTTCGTCCTTCGTTGAGATAGTCAATTTCTTCCCACAGAATCTTACAGCACTCTTCGTAAATGCC contains:
- a CDS encoding response regulator, giving the protein MNTLPLQGLRILLVEDEPDSREMMIVALEAEGAEIVAVENVTSAFTALSGWQPDLLISDIRMPDSDGFTFLQTLRSQSILIPAIAVTGSATDDERKEAFAAGFQRHLPKPIDLDLLYQTITELIPQSTE
- a CDS encoding AarF/ABC1/UbiB kinase family protein → MSVSSNDSSPTASPLEPTGSESVNDPEKVTPLHPSEHPNPHESELNGAPRTVSRRRKAPEALYSTKSYRWNREKYSRNRRFFDIWSFVLKLMGSRWLYNKSWSYKGGISDAKKAARRKSLAIWIRETLLDLGPTFIKIGQLFSTRADLFAIEFVEELTKLQDRVPAFSYEQVAHIIEQDLGKSIEELYRSFDPIPLAAASLGQVHRAQLHSGEEVVVKVQRPALKQLFEIDLQILKGITRYFQNHPEWGKGRDWIGIYEECCKILWEEIDYLNEGRNADTFRRNFRGFDWVHVPRVYWRYASPRVLTLEYMPGIKISHYEALEAAGLDRKLLAQLGARAYLHQLLDDGFFHADPHPGNIAVSPDGALIFYDFGMMGQIKPITRDRLLDTFFGIAQKDGDRVVRSLIDLGALAPTDDIGPVRRSVQFMLDHFMDKPFEDQSVNAISDDLYEIAYDQPFRFPATFTFVMRAFSTLEGVGKGLDPEFNFMEVAKPFAMQLMTNGNSPDGGLLNELSRQAAQVSSTAFGLPRRIEDTLDKLERGDLRVRVRSTETDRILRKMSGVNMGTNYTLLTCAFTVSATILLVNQLFWVAGIVAIAAVVSGVALIRLMMKLDRYDRMP
- a CDS encoding Stp1/IreP family PP2C-type Ser/Thr phosphatase; amino-acid sequence: MKRFFTAGMTDTGLIRSVNQDAYAVDADERFFIVADGMGGHAGGQEASRIAIETMQAFLTQQWETDIDSETLLQQAVLEANQAILKDQRLNPERGDMGTTAVAVIFRDEQPLYTHIGDSRLYRLRGAKLEQITEDHTWVARAMRLGEITPDQARVHPMRHVLAQCLGRPDVERVDIRSLSVQSGDRLLLCSDGLTEELSDQIIANHLKSIRACEKAAIALINAAKDRGGRDNITVVIVAIQ